The proteins below come from a single Eremothecium sinecaudum strain ATCC 58844 chromosome II, complete sequence genomic window:
- the FUN26 gene encoding nucleoside transmembrane transporter FUN26 (Syntenic homolog of Ashbya gossypii ACR289W; Syntenic homolog of Saccharomyces cerevisiae YAL022C (FUN26)) — protein sequence MNPVLHTYPNSNNMPVPVKEITEETSLLGQGKLSKEEHSRLHYTFLAIGVALLWPYNSFITIAAEMDRLFSSFASLKDAYLPSAMSLYFTASMSCMIYCQSKQRNYSQRISSGLLYQTGSVIISALLLFGSSLFSKPVLFGLLMACITVCSWGASLTQNGSLALSNASGSRYNQIMMVGQAIAGIIPGIYQLLLSFYFPENSEGIECYRFSRNSCNLTSAGANFTTSDQTSDKNQRLLLSLSSVMAAATSIVAFLMYKKAKVSLTEAKENSISVSEANHIPMKHLYLKLKHIMHTIFFVFLVTAPFVMFAANIKPTAIPISADKYTLVAINFWNTGDLVGRIIAGRFPFITIPTPRGLFAWSILRFLVLAVFFLFAAINSSTHSWIFDTLYLFWQFFFGVTNGAIATSAFMKIGSQLDDSQERKASSVVACFTLNAGLLAGSLLLPAWLKLVHLLQR from the coding sequence ATGAACCCAGTCTTACACACTTACCCAAACTCCAATAACATGCCAGTGCCCGTCAAGGAAATTACTGAGGAGACTAGTCTCCTTGGACAAGGTAAATTAAGCAAGGAGGAGCACTCTCGGCTTCACTATACTTTCTTAGCTATAGGAGTTGCTTTGTTATGGCCATACAACTCGTTTATTACCATTGCGGCTGAAATGGATCGTCTTTTCAGTAGTTTTGCATCACTTAAAGACGCCTACTTACCTTCAGCGATGTCATTATATTTTACAGCTAGCATGAGTTGTATGATATACTGTCAATCAAAGCAGCGCAATTATTCACAAAGAATATCCAGTGGTTTATTATATCAGACAGGAAGTGTAATAATTTCCGCGCTATTACTATTTGGAAGCTCACTATTCTCAAAACCTGTTTTATTTGGTTTACTTATGGCTTGTATAACCGTCTGTTCTTGGGGTGCTTCGCTTACTCAGAACGGTTCCTTAGCGTTGTCGAACGCTTCTGGAAGCCGCTACAATCAAATTATGATGGTTGGACAAGCTATTGCAGGCATTATACCGGGAATATATCAGTTGCTACTATCGTTTTATTTTCCAGAAAATAGCGAAGGCATTGAATGCTATCGTTTCAGCAGAAACTCCTGTAACCTAACAAGCGCTGGCGCAAATTTCACCACATCAGACCAAACATCCGATAAAAACCAAAGACTACTTCTATCTCTATCCTCAGTCATGGCTGCCGCTACTAGCATCGTGGCTTTCTTGATGTACAAAAAAGCTAAAGTCTCACTCACCGAAGCGAAGGAAAATTCTATAAGTGTGAGTGAAGCAAACCACATCCCAATGAAGCATCTTTATCTCAAACTGAAGCACATTATGCATACAATATTCTTCGTATTCCTTGTTACGGCCCCTTTTGTCATGTTTGCAGCTAACATAAAACCTACTGCAATTCCCATATCTGCTGATAAATATACTTTGGTTGCAATCAACTTCTGGAACACTGGCGACCTTGTAGGACGTATTATTGCGGGCCGTTTCCCCTTTATCACAATTCCAACGCCACGCGGATTGTTTGCATGGTCAATTCTTCGGTTCCTGGTTTTGGCGGTATTTTTCCTTTTTGCCGCTATAAACAGCTCTACACATAGCTGGATCTTCGATACGTTATATCTTTTTTGGCAATTTTTCTTCGGTGTGACAAATGGTGCCATCGCTACCTCAGCTTTCATGAAGATCGGCTCTCAATTGGATGATTCCCAAGAGCGTAAGGCGTCTAGTGTTGTAGCCTGTTTTACACTTAACGCGGGCTTACTTGCAGGTTCATTATTATTACCCGCTTGGCTAAAATTAGTACACTTGTTACAACGCTGA